One window from the genome of Procambarus clarkii isolate CNS0578487 chromosome 90, FALCON_Pclarkii_2.0, whole genome shotgun sequence encodes:
- the LOC138359399 gene encoding ATPase family AAA domain-containing protein 3-like yields MRQELGNKVRSRREDVGAVGLDVSAKESGEQDNGEVSSNSSRRSGSLEYELERLKLEAQIKREERQFQLEKLKLEKVRLESEQKTRVELEKEKTKQMEIEANKFVAAQRREREVHSESTPMPAAYDHKAREKEVPQFCPEESESFF; encoded by the coding sequence ATGAGACAAGAACTTGGAAATAAAGTAAGGTCTCGACGCGAAGACGTCGGAGCGGTAGGATTAGATGTGAGTGCAAAGGAAAGTGGGGAACAAGATAATGGGGAAGTGTCTTCTAATTCGTCTCGTAGGAGTGGAAGTTTAGAATATGAATTGGAACGTTTGAAACTGGAAGCTCAAATTAAGAGGGAAGAGAGACAGTTTCAGTTAGAGAAACTGAAATTGGAGAAAGTGAGACTTGAAAGTGAGCAAAAAACGCGTGTAGAATTAGAAAAGGAGAAAACGAAGCAAATGGAAATCGAAGCAAATAAATTTGTGGCTGCTCAAAGGCGAGAGCGAGAGGTACACTCGGAGAGCACACCTATGCCTGCAGCATATGATCACAAGGCACGTGAAAAGGAGGTTCCGCAATTTTGTCCAGAAGAGTCTGAGTCTTTTTtttga